In Streptococcus gallolyticus subsp. gallolyticus DSM 16831, the sequence GATTTGAAGAACGGTCAAAAAGATAAAGCACCTCACCAGCTTGCATGTAAGCTTTGACACCAGTTGGCACTAATTTAATCTCACCAGCTGCAATTTCTGTTGTTTCCGCAGCTTTCAAATCATAACCTGCAGCGTGTGCTGTTTCTCGCTTTGGTAGCAATGTTTCATCAGTAAATTGTGAAACCAATTCAAATCCTCTAATTTTACTCATTTTGTCTCCTTTTTTCTGTATTAAATCATCTTCATATTATAACATAAAAGCTATTCATCAAAAAAACTTTCCTTGCTTGGAAACAAAGAAAGTTTACTTATTACTATTTTTCCTTACACTATTTAATTCCGTAAATGGTAGGGCAAAAAATAGCAAAACCAATATTATTGCTAAAACAGCACTACCGTCAAAAAAGATTGTTGTCAAATGGCAGAGCTTTTCAACAATAGCAAAGCAAGCTGTTAGACTAAGTGTTAAAACAACCGAACTTGTCCGTAACAACGATAATGATTTTCTTTGATGATTATCTGGAGTAACAAGCATTCTTTCTGCTGAAAGCAACCCAAAACACGGTAAACCTGTTCCAAAAATAGCTCCTATCGCTAAACCAAACAATAGGAAATGCTCAACAGTTTGTGCATGACCAACAAGATAGGTAAAATACCCACTACAAGCAATTAAGAGCATTGAAAGAACTTTTCTTACCGATACCTTAGCTAAATAAAGAATCTTATTAAGCACCGCACCACCTGCTACACTAAGCAGAATTCCGATACCAATGATATGAATATGAGTAAATCCCTTATCAATCTGTCCAATTCTAAAAATCAAAAGGCTCATGACAATCTGATTTTTCACCATGAAGAGAAGATTGGCAAGGTAAAGACCTACTTGTTTTAGCCTTACAATCACTTGCAATAATTCTCTTAAGGCCAAAATAAAGCTTTCTTGTGTTTCAGAAAGAGGCTGTTTTTCCTTTGTTTCCTTTGGCAAATGAAAAATAAATATAGCACTAAAAAGGTAACAAATGCTAACGATAATAAAATAAGTGTTAATTTTGAGAAAAGAAATTGTCAAAAAGACAAAAAGATAGCCAACAATAGCAAAGGCTGAATCAACAATATTAATGCTCTGTAAAACCGAAACGGATTTTTCTTTAGTTGTGATAAGGCTGAGATAAACAGGTCTTGAAATCTCATCTAACTCCGAAACAACTATCGAAATCATGTCAATAATGACTATTGAAATCAGAAATAACGGAATTGAAACTTCAAAAAGAAAAATAGGAATGATAAATAGCGGTATCAAAACCAAGTCTGATAACAAAATCAACTTCCACGGCGATTTCTTATCAACAATATAACCTGTAAAAAATGCCATAAGCATGCTTAATGTCACGCTGATATTGCTAACTAAACTATTTAAAAATTGACTATCAACATAACGCTGAACAATAAATGATAGCGTTAACCCATAAACGCTACTAGCTACAATCCCAGCAGCTTCAGATAATAGAAAAAACGATGACCTAAATTTTTTCATAACCTCTCCTAAAACCTACGATAATTCACCCTTCACCAAAACGCCACTTTTTATCAATAAATAAACACCGATACCGAATGTCATTATATTAATCGAAATTCCTAAAACCGTTATATTTTGATAAAAACTTGGAATTAACAAAAATAAAATACCAAAGATAGCGTATAAACTAGAACTAGCAGTGTAAATTAAAGCAACTTTATTATTGTCATATTCCGCATAAATCATTTTTTCAAATATATTTCCAGATACTCCAATCACAACAAATGCGATAAAAAATAGCAGTAATTTCACCAATGGATAAGGAATAATGAATACAAATAACAAGCACAGTCCAGATATGGTATAGTCAATGCAGAAAAAATGTCTAGGACGTATTCTGATACGTGGTGCTAAAAGTGCTCCAAGCAAATCTGCTCCACGTTGCACAGCAAGCACAACACCTAAATACCCAATAGGAATTTTCTCCTGCAGTAAATATAAAGGAACAAGAGTCAACAGTAAATCCGTACCCCCACTCAAAAAAGCCTCGATGAAAATAATAAGCGAAGCAAATTTTGACTCTCTAAACGCCTCTACCGATTCTAATAGACGAAGTTTTTCTTTCTCATGCTCCTTAGAAAATTGACTTGTCGCCCTAGTGTCAAGTTTAACTCGAAACATAAAATAGATAGCTCCTATAAAAAATGGAATACTAAGTTGCAAAAGGACTAGATACGAAATAAAAGCCAACAAAGAGGAAGCTATGAAATTACTAATAATATCTAGCACATTTGACGTTTTGTATTGAATATCAACAGATTTATCAATCAGCTCGCTATCATTATCCAAAGTTGCAGGAGTAATTTTCATTTGCATGGTATTTAATAACGTTGTCAGCAAATTAAAAATGAAATTCAAACTATACATCCAAAGAACAGCAAATTGATAGTTAAGACACAAAATAATTCCCACAATTACAACTAATTGCGATATTTGGAAAATCATTAACCATTTTTTGTCATTCTTTATGCGATTTAAAAAAGGACCATAGAAAATCGAGGTCACATTAGGAAGCAGACCAAGTAAAGTAAATAAAGACAATTTCGCAGCGTCTATTTGATATACCTGTACCAAACCAATAGAAAGAGCAATCAAATAAAAACTATCCGCTATATTTCTCGTTGAACGACTTAAAATTAAATGATAAAAATTACTCGTAAATGTTTTAATTTTCATACCGATTTATTCCCCAATCTCCAAATCTATCTTCCCTCTTCTTAATTACCCCCTATTTTATCACGGTTTAACATAGTTTTGAAATATAAATATATACTTTTTAAAATTATTTATCGGCAACAAAAAAGCAGGACTAGCTTGAAACTAATTCTGCTTTTCTTGTATTAAATTTCTTTTCCTTCGAAGGTAAAGCGGATGTGTGGGAATTCTTTTTCGCCGTCTTTTCCGACCATAAATTCTTTGGCTTCTTTTTTGATTTGGGTGAAGTCAATGCCCTGCATTTTAGCGGCAAAAACACAGCCACAATAACATTGACGATAGATGTCATATTCCTCGCACATTTCTACTGAACGGCGGTAGCCATTATTTTTCTTGAAATCGCTTGGTAGGTACTTGGTTGCATAAACTTTTTGGACTTCGATTCCCACGCTATTAATAACCTGTGAATTTTTGTGCGGACTAATGGTCAAGGCACTGGCAAAATAATCAAAGCCAAGCTCAACAGCCATCTTTGCTGCCTTATCTAAACGGTAATCAAAGCAAACACGGCAACGCTCGCCACCCTCAGGTTCCTCCTCAAAACCATGAACTTTTTGAAAATACTCCGACGGGTCGTAAGGCGCTTCAATAAATTGAACGTTATTGCCTGTTTTTTCATTAAAATCCGATACAAATTTTTGAACGACATAAGCTCTGCGGTAATATTCTTCCTTGGGATGAATGTTTGAATTGGCAAAATAAACCGTCAAATCAGCATATTGCGTCAAATATTCCAAGGTATAAGTTGAACAAGGTGCGCAGCAAACATGAACAAGAATACGTGGTCGAATCTCTTCTTGCATCCACCGTTTTGCCATTTGTTGCATGACACGGTCATAGTTGATTTTCTGATTGGGATTCATTTTGGATAAAATCTCTTCTAAATCAATCACAACTTATTTCTTCCTTTCCTAGTAACGTCATTTCATTATACCACAAGTTATTTTTCAAAAACATCATCTAAACACCGTGAAATTTCCCCTTATCACAAATAATTCTCTGATTACCTTTCCAATAAACAAAGACAAACAAGGGGCTCTTGTGATATAATGGGAAATGAAATCTTGCTCGTTTGAGAGAGGAGAAAAAATGACAAGACAAAAAGTTGCTGTCTTAGGGCCTGGTTCATGGGGAACGGCTCTTGCGCAAGTATTAAATGACAACGGACATGACGTTTGTCTTTGGGGAAATATCCCAGACCAAATTGAAGAATTAAATACAAAACACACAAACACTCGCTACTTCAAAGATATTACAATCTCTGAAAATATCAAAGCGACACTCGATTTAAAAGAAGCACTCACAGACGTTGATGCTATTTTATTTGTTGTACCGACCAAGGTAACACGCTTGGTCGCAAAACAAGTAGCTGAAACACTTGACCACAAAGCTGTTATCATGCACGCTTCTAAAGGACTTGAACCTGGCACACACGAACGTCTTTCTACTATTTTAGAAGAAGAAATTCCTGCTGAATTGCGTTCTGAAATCGTTGTTGTCTCTGGACCAAGCCACGCTGAGGAAACAATTGTTCGCGATATTACATTGATTACAGCTGCTTCAAAAGACCACGAATCTGCTAAATACGTTCAAGAACTCTTTAGCAACAATTATTTCCGACTTTACACTAATACTGATGTTGTCGGTGTTGAAACAGCTGGTGCCCTTAAAAATATCATTGCTGTTGGTGCTGGTGCCCTCCACGGTCTTGGATACGGTGATAATGCCAAGGCGGCTGTTATCACACGTGGACTTGCTGAAATCACTCGTCTTGGGGTTAAAATGGGAGCTAATCCACTAACTTATAGCGGACTTTCTGGTGTCGGTGACCTTATCGTGACAGGAACATCTGTTCATTCTCGTAACTGGCGAGCTGGCGACGCACTTGGACGTGGTGAAAAACTCGAAGATATCGAAAAAAATATGGGTATGGTTATTGAGGGTATTTCAACCACTAAAGTTGCTTATGAACTTGCTAAAGAATTAGATGTTTACATGCCAATCACTAGCGCTATCTACAAAGTCATCTATGAAGGTGGCGACGTCCGTGAAAGTATCTTAGGTATGATGTCAAATGATTTCCGTTCTGAAAATGAATGGCACTAATATTAGAATTGTAGTATAATTTAGTCCAGTATAGTTAATTTATGAAAAGGAGTTCTCATATGAGAAAAGTTAGAAAAGCCGTCATTCCCGCTGCTGGTCTTGGAACACGCTTCTTGCCAGCAACTAAAGCACTCGCTAAAGAGATGCTTCCAATTGTTGATAAACCAACCATTCAATTTATCGTCGAAGAAGCCTTGAAATCAGGTATCGAAGACATTTTGGTTGTTACTGGGAAATCAAAACGTTCAATCGAAGACCACTTCGATTCAAATTTTGAGTTAGAATACAATTTGGAACATAAAGGGAAAACTGACCTTCTCAAACTTGTGAATGATACAACAGCTATCAATCTTCACTTTATCCGTCAAAGCCATCCACGCGGATTGGGAGACGCTGTTCTGCAAGCCAAAGCTTTTGTTGGTAATGAACCTTTCGTTGTTATGCTTGGTGACGACCTTATGGACATCAATAACGATAAAGCTGTACCATTGACAAAACAACTGATCAACGACTACGAAACCACACACGCATCAACT encodes:
- a CDS encoding epoxyqueuosine reductase QueH yields the protein MIDLEEILSKMNPNQKINYDRVMQQMAKRWMQEEIRPRILVHVCCAPCSTYTLEYLTQYADLTVYFANSNIHPKEEYYRRAYVVQKFVSDFNEKTGNNVQFIEAPYDPSEYFQKVHGFEEEPEGGERCRVCFDYRLDKAAKMAVELGFDYFASALTISPHKNSQVINSVGIEVQKVYATKYLPSDFKKNNGYRRSVEMCEEYDIYRQCYCGCVFAAKMQGIDFTQIKKEAKEFMVGKDGEKEFPHIRFTFEGKEI
- a CDS encoding MFS transporter, which encodes MKIKTFTSNFYHLILSRSTRNIADSFYLIALSIGLVQVYQIDAAKLSLFTLLGLLPNVTSIFYGPFLNRIKNDKKWLMIFQISQLVVIVGIILCLNYQFAVLWMYSLNFIFNLLTTLLNTMQMKITPATLDNDSELIDKSVDIQYKTSNVLDIISNFIASSLLAFISYLVLLQLSIPFFIGAIYFMFRVKLDTRATSQFSKEHEKEKLRLLESVEAFRESKFASLIIFIEAFLSGGTDLLLTLVPLYLLQEKIPIGYLGVVLAVQRGADLLGALLAPRIRIRPRHFFCIDYTISGLCLLFVFIIPYPLVKLLLFFIAFVVIGVSGNIFEKMIYAEYDNNKVALIYTASSSLYAIFGILFLLIPSFYQNITVLGISINIMTFGIGVYLLIKSGVLVKGELS
- a CDS encoding MFS transporter, which translates into the protein MKKFRSSFFLLSEAAGIVASSVYGLTLSFIVQRYVDSQFLNSLVSNISVTLSMLMAFFTGYIVDKKSPWKLILLSDLVLIPLFIIPIFLFEVSIPLFLISIVIIDMISIVVSELDEISRPVYLSLITTKEKSVSVLQSINIVDSAFAIVGYLFVFLTISFLKINTYFIIVSICYLFSAIFIFHLPKETKEKQPLSETQESFILALRELLQVIVRLKQVGLYLANLLFMVKNQIVMSLLIFRIGQIDKGFTHIHIIGIGILLSVAGGAVLNKILYLAKVSVRKVLSMLLIACSGYFTYLVGHAQTVEHFLLFGLAIGAIFGTGLPCFGLLSAERMLVTPDNHQRKSLSLLRTSSVVLTLSLTACFAIVEKLCHLTTIFFDGSAVLAIILVLLFFALPFTELNSVRKNSNK
- a CDS encoding NAD(P)H-dependent glycerol-3-phosphate dehydrogenase, whose amino-acid sequence is MTRQKVAVLGPGSWGTALAQVLNDNGHDVCLWGNIPDQIEELNTKHTNTRYFKDITISENIKATLDLKEALTDVDAILFVVPTKVTRLVAKQVAETLDHKAVIMHASKGLEPGTHERLSTILEEEIPAELRSEIVVVSGPSHAEETIVRDITLITAASKDHESAKYVQELFSNNYFRLYTNTDVVGVETAGALKNIIAVGAGALHGLGYGDNAKAAVITRGLAEITRLGVKMGANPLTYSGLSGVGDLIVTGTSVHSRNWRAGDALGRGEKLEDIEKNMGMVIEGISTTKVAYELAKELDVYMPITSAIYKVIYEGGDVRESILGMMSNDFRSENEWH
- the galU gene encoding UTP--glucose-1-phosphate uridylyltransferase GalU; the encoded protein is MRKVRKAVIPAAGLGTRFLPATKALAKEMLPIVDKPTIQFIVEEALKSGIEDILVVTGKSKRSIEDHFDSNFELEYNLEHKGKTDLLKLVNDTTAINLHFIRQSHPRGLGDAVLQAKAFVGNEPFVVMLGDDLMDINNDKAVPLTKQLINDYETTHASTIAVMPVPHEEVSSYGVIAPQGEGIDGLYSVETFVEKPAPEDAPSDLAIIGRYLLTPEIFNILETQEPGAGNEIQLTDAIDTLNKTQRVFARQFNGDRYDVGDKFGFMKTSIDYALQHPQIKDSMKQYLIDLGKELEADSKKEETK